The region GGGGGTACAATAACAATACAACATATAAAAGGGCATGACAAACTATCCTTGGTTCCTTGGCTTATAATCTCTTTCTGATACAGTCAGTACCTCAATCTGTTTCCACTTCACCTCATTTTTCTTAAACCTTCCTGACATTCTAGAGAAtaaaaatggcaacaaaaacaacaCTTCAGATAATTCTCAGAATACACTGTCCTCTCTCTCACTTCTGCTTcagctttgcacatgctgttcctttgGACTGGAACATATTTTTGTCTCCTTCCTCTTACAGTTTTTGACTGCCTAATGCCTACATTTCCCTTAAGGCTATTACTGTGTCAACTCAGGGAAAACTTTTCTGATGCTCCCTTACCCCAGCTAGGGGAAGACAACTCCCaaaccaatttcttttttctttgaagaatACAATTAACATGTGTTTGTATAACGAACCTTCCCAAAATTTAgtgtcttaaaaatatttattttgtttgcaaaACTGCAATTTTGGCTGAGTCAGAGAACAATTGATTGCTTTACCAGATGCCAATTGGAGAGGCTGGAAGGTTGGGGAATGGAATTATCTGAGGATTCTCTACTCATTGGTGGTTAACACTGACTCAGCTAAGGTCTCAGCCTTAGCTGAGTGAGACCTTGGCTGAGCCTACTGGATGGAACACCTACATGGGCCCTCTCCACGTCACCTGGGCTTCCTCTTAGTATAGGGGCTGGGTTTCAAAAACAAGCGTTGAGTGAAACAGACAGAAATAGTGGTGGAATGgaggtggaagagagagagagagagagagaagatacaTGGGCTATTTCCACAATATTCAATTCATGAGGCATTTACAAATTCTATCCAGTTTCAAGGGGAGAAGAAATAGACCCTATCTCTTTATGAGGAGTAGCAAGTTCCTGGAAGAGAATGTGGGTTTAGAATTATTGCTGTggctatttttagaaaataaaatttaccacaTCATATTACATTTTATCCCCCCTGCCCTTGCCACAACAGAGTGAGGGTTCTGTAAGGACTGTAACTCACCCCTGTACATATTTGTTGAGTAAGTAAATGTCTCctttattttatgcatgttagAAATTATAAAGGATAGGCAAACAAGGGCATGTTTCAGGAGACAGTGGCTCTAACACTAGACACAGTTAGTAACAAAAGGCATGCGTCACTCGATCCCGGATCTGTTTGGTCTTCACACTGTAGACAATGGGATTCATcacaggaggaaagagaagataCATGAAACCCATAACCACCTGGACCAGGTGGGGTGCCTGCTTTCCAAAGCGATGGATGACAGAGAGGTCAATCATGGGAGTGTAGAAGAGCAGCACAGCACAGATGTGGGAAACACAGGTGTTAAGGGCCTTGAATCTCTCAGCCCTGGAGGCGATGGACAGCACGGTGCGCAGGATCAGAGCATAAGAGAAGAGGATGAGCAGTGAGTCTATACCCACTGTAGAGATGATGACAAACATGCCGTAGATGCTGTTGGCCTTCATGTCGGCACAGGCCAATTTCATCACTTCTTGGTGGAGACAATAAGAATGTGAGAGAACTGGGGAGCCACAATAGGGGAATCTTTTGAGCATAAAAGGTAATGGAAAAATGAGTGCTACACTACGACCCAGAGAGACCAGGCCAATCCTGCCAATGACTGTGTTGGTGAGAATGGAAACATAGTGCAAGGGGTGGCAGATAGCCACAAAGCGGTCAAAGGCCATAGACAGTAGCACAGAGGACTCGAGGAAGGAGAAGCAGTGAATGAAAAAGAGCTGAGCAAAGCAGGCATCATGGCTAATTTCTCGTGCTCCAACCCAAAAGATGCCCAGGACTGTAGGGAGAGTGCAAAGGGACAGACCCAGGTCAATCAGAGCCAGCATGGACAGGAAGAGATACATAGGTTCGTGAAGTGAGCGCTCTgttttaatgataaaaagaatTGTGCAGTTGCCCAGGATGGAAACCAGATACATGAAGCACAGTGGGATGGAGATCCAGATGTGCATGCGCTCCAGCCCAGGGATGCCACTCAGCAGGAAAGTAGCAGAaacgctgctgctgctgtttcccAGGGATCCCAGGGTCACTGTGTGAGGAGACAAGGGGGAAGGTGGGTGCCCTCCAAAATCCTGAAGTAAATTGAGGCAATACTGGTGATTGCACCTggtggaaattaaagaaaaaaaatagaatcaaataTACCTAGAACTGTGCAGCTCTTTCTAGTGGTTATTTCTTTCTGGTCCTTGACTTCCTCTCAATATCTTTTTGAGGAAATTTGTCTCATAGTTTCAGTaagaagcaaaggcatggaattgTGAAGTGATGAGCCAAACTGGGTGTGTTGGAGATTCTGAGCCGCTCCACCCTTTTTGCTCTTTTCTGACTTCTGTATCAACCAGGTCTTCTTAGCCACTAGAGTTTTTACTAGTCTCACCCAGTGGGATGCACCCaggggccgagcgcagtggctcacgcctgtaatctcagcactttgggaggccgaggcgggcagatcatgaggtcaggaggttgagaccatcctggctaacacagtgaaacccagtctctactaaaaaaaaaaaaaaaatggtgtgggaggagggagaattcAGCCTCCCTCTGCTGGCACTGTGGGTTGGCAGTGGCTGTGTTCTGCCACTGAAGGCCAC is a window of Gorilla gorilla gorilla isolate KB3781 chromosome 9, NHGRI_mGorGor1-v2.1_pri, whole genome shotgun sequence DNA encoding:
- the OR51G2 gene encoding olfactory receptor 51G2 produces the protein MHIWISIPLCFMYLVSILGNCTILFIIKTERSLHEPMYLFLSMLALIDLGLSLCTLPTVLGIFWVGAREISHDACFAQLFFIHCFSFLESSVLLSMAFDRFVAICHPLHYVSILTNTVIGRIGLVSLGRSVALIFPLPFMLKRFPYCGSPVLSHSYCLHQEVMKLACADMKANSIYGMFVIISTVGIDSLLILFSYALILRTVLSIASRAERFKALNTCVSHICAVLLFYTPMIDLSVIHRFGKQAPHLVQVVMGFMYLLFPPVMNPIVYSVKTKQIRDRVTHAFCY